Proteins encoded within one genomic window of Cellulomonas xiejunii:
- a CDS encoding DUF402 domain-containing protein: MSKQKVSLVDGTCSERFSWPVEHLGQDQHGTWLGARRGNPVRQPDGRHESQEHDAVWLVTEGAWWLPAFWFTDTTDLTIDICTPPTLDGSVWSFIDLELDLVRTADGRAGIIDQDEFDGLALSGHLTDSQVATATEVARALLPLVQLEAEPFGRAARAWLRALRS, translated from the coding sequence ATGTCGAAGCAGAAGGTGTCCCTGGTCGACGGGACCTGCTCGGAGCGGTTCAGCTGGCCGGTCGAGCACCTCGGCCAGGACCAGCACGGCACATGGCTGGGTGCGCGGCGCGGGAACCCGGTCCGTCAGCCCGACGGCCGCCACGAGTCCCAGGAGCACGATGCCGTCTGGCTGGTCACCGAGGGCGCATGGTGGCTGCCCGCCTTCTGGTTCACCGACACGACCGACCTCACCATCGACATCTGCACACCACCGACGCTCGACGGAAGCGTGTGGTCCTTCATCGACCTGGAGCTGGACCTGGTCCGCACCGCCGACGGCCGCGCCGGCATCATCGACCAGGACGAGTTCGACGGGCTGGCCCTGTCCGGGCACCTCACCGACAGCCAGGTGGCGACGGCCACCGAAGTCGCACGAGCGCTGCTGCCTCTCGTGCAGCTGGAGGCGGAGCCCTTCGGTCGAGCGGCGAGGGCGTGGCTGCGGGCGCTCCGCTCCTAG
- a CDS encoding lysoplasmalogenase, translating into MRRSLSTAARAWAAVAIVLLLVHLTAEATGAQDLSTVSQWTLMPALAAVVLTATRRPRSRLVTWVLVALGFSWLGDLVPSLVADDISFLVMVGFFLLAQVAYVVAFAPFVRRSVVHRRRLLLLPYVAALGTLVALCAPHAGSLLVPVCVYGGMLTAMAVLATGLGRVAALGGAIFLLSDALIALEAFVPSWDLAGQGFWVMLTYTVGQALLAAAVLRRDAAERAPEQQAAPADVAQDERAPRRTGRDDRAGLPHH; encoded by the coding sequence GTGAGACGTTCCCTGTCCACAGCCGCGCGTGCCTGGGCCGCGGTCGCCATCGTGCTCCTGCTCGTCCACCTCACCGCCGAGGCGACAGGCGCGCAGGACCTGTCGACCGTGAGCCAGTGGACCCTGATGCCGGCGCTCGCCGCGGTCGTCCTGACCGCCACGCGCAGGCCGCGCAGCCGGCTGGTGACCTGGGTGCTCGTCGCGCTGGGGTTCTCGTGGCTCGGCGACCTGGTGCCGTCGCTCGTCGCCGACGACATCTCCTTCCTGGTGATGGTCGGGTTCTTCCTGCTGGCCCAGGTGGCGTACGTCGTCGCGTTCGCGCCCTTCGTGCGCAGGTCCGTCGTGCACCGGCGTCGGCTCCTGCTGCTGCCGTACGTCGCGGCGCTCGGGACACTGGTCGCCCTGTGCGCACCGCACGCGGGGAGCCTGCTCGTGCCCGTGTGCGTCTACGGCGGGATGCTCACCGCCATGGCCGTGCTCGCGACCGGCCTAGGACGGGTCGCGGCGCTGGGCGGCGCGATCTTCCTGCTGAGCGACGCGCTCATCGCGCTCGAGGCGTTCGTCCCGTCGTGGGACCTGGCGGGTCAGGGGTTCTGGGTGATGCTGACGTACACGGTGGGGCAGGCCCTGCTCGCCGCCGCGGTGCTGCGCCGCGACGCCGCCGAGCGTGCACCGGAGCAGCAGGCGGCGCCGGCGGACGTCGCCCAGGACGAACGGGCTCCTCGCCGTACCGGTCGAGACGACCGAGCGGGGTTACCGCACCACTGA
- a CDS encoding FUSC family protein gives MLIVLMIIVVLPSALLADAWGAGPAGIIGGLTGMFSLVAFMGGPLRADLRVAAVMGPLLVVAAAVPRLVAEVSRPWAIVLVVLLTFVAALLPLIGPRFGTAGLGLGMTTMFGYGYAPEGGADHRQIIAAAVAGVVVAVLLRVLMGISDPSKPTREQVAAVLVADDPTAATATAFGTWLTDGRQRWLADALEAASRYRLALRTARLGRAGAPGDAAALEERARLLAARLTAKPGRPEHATAPSSASATAPSSAAASSPAPPVAEIPVAEIPDAAGAALDAVEQAIAEHDTTAVRLERDRRHQLEDAVLHPSARLRSVQVRHAFRTALAVLIMLLITSRLDRGDPLVSTALLATFSILQATWSDTVVKTRNKVVGVVAGALTVAVVLLVVPSRYLVLVAAVALCLGLWYIVTRPALGNACMVVVSVGFNSVSRDLNAGDLLLQYVLLIACAVLLGVVLGFVVIPGFRPAPLRRRVESAADATAKALRASSGAPEQGPEEIALVRDAVRLQDDLVPDRDQLDDQQLAALDSLRTGLRDLTVLAQAAQPSPDDLDRVVHALTSAGRTSPDGHLDAGSEASGAGSSTLWDLAQQAGEAEEYLLRTLPAGR, from the coding sequence ATGCTCATCGTGCTGATGATCATCGTCGTCCTGCCCTCGGCGCTGCTCGCGGACGCCTGGGGGGCCGGGCCTGCCGGGATCATCGGCGGCCTGACCGGCATGTTCTCCCTCGTCGCGTTCATGGGGGGCCCGCTGCGGGCCGACCTGCGCGTCGCGGCCGTGATGGGGCCGCTGCTCGTCGTCGCCGCAGCGGTCCCGCGCCTGGTCGCGGAGGTCTCGCGGCCCTGGGCGATCGTGCTCGTCGTGCTGCTCACGTTCGTGGCGGCGCTGCTCCCGCTGATCGGCCCGCGCTTCGGCACCGCCGGCCTGGGGCTGGGCATGACGACGATGTTCGGCTACGGCTACGCGCCGGAGGGCGGGGCGGACCACCGGCAGATCATCGCGGCCGCCGTGGCGGGCGTCGTCGTGGCCGTCCTGCTGCGCGTCCTCATGGGCATCTCCGACCCGTCCAAGCCGACCCGGGAGCAGGTCGCGGCGGTGCTCGTCGCCGACGACCCGACCGCGGCGACCGCGACCGCGTTCGGAACCTGGCTGACCGACGGTCGGCAGCGCTGGCTCGCGGACGCCCTCGAGGCTGCCTCGCGCTACCGCCTCGCGCTGCGCACCGCACGCCTGGGGCGGGCGGGTGCTCCCGGGGACGCCGCCGCGCTCGAGGAGCGGGCGCGGCTGCTGGCGGCACGGCTGACGGCCAAGCCCGGGCGGCCGGAGCACGCCACGGCCCCGTCCTCGGCGTCCGCCACAGCCCCGTCGTCGGCAGCCGCCTCGTCGCCGGCGCCGCCCGTCGCCGAGATCCCCGTCGCCGAGATCCCCGACGCTGCGGGCGCCGCACTCGACGCCGTCGAGCAGGCGATCGCGGAGCACGACACGACGGCGGTCCGGCTCGAGCGCGACCGGCGCCACCAGCTCGAGGACGCGGTGCTGCACCCGTCCGCGAGGTTGCGGTCCGTGCAGGTCCGGCACGCGTTCCGCACGGCGCTCGCCGTGCTGATCATGCTTCTGATCACGTCGCGCCTGGACCGGGGCGACCCGCTCGTGTCGACCGCTCTGCTCGCCACCTTCAGCATCCTCCAGGCCACCTGGAGCGACACCGTCGTCAAGACGCGGAACAAGGTCGTCGGCGTGGTCGCCGGCGCGCTGACGGTCGCGGTGGTCCTGCTCGTCGTCCCGTCGCGGTACCTCGTCCTCGTCGCGGCCGTCGCCCTGTGCCTGGGCCTGTGGTACATCGTCACGCGACCCGCACTGGGCAACGCGTGCATGGTCGTCGTCAGCGTCGGCTTCAACTCCGTGTCCCGTGACCTGAACGCCGGCGACCTCCTGCTGCAGTACGTCCTGCTGATCGCGTGCGCGGTGCTGCTCGGAGTGGTCCTCGGGTTCGTCGTGATCCCGGGCTTCCGGCCCGCGCCCCTGCGGCGACGCGTCGAGTCCGCGGCGGACGCCACCGCGAAGGCGCTGCGTGCGTCGAGCGGTGCGCCTGAGCAGGGACCGGAGGAGATCGCGCTGGTCCGCGACGCTGTGCGCCTGCAGGACGACCTGGTGCCGGACCGCGACCAGCTCGACGACCAGCAGCTCGCCGCGCTCGACTCGCTGCGCACCGGGCTGCGCGACCTGACCGTGCTCGCCCAGGCCGCGCAGCCGAGCCCCGACGATTTGGACCGGGTCGTGCACGCGCTGACCTCCGCCGGGCGGACGAGCCCCGACGGGCACCTCGACGCCGGTTCCGAGGCGTCCGGCGCGGGGTCCTCGACGTTGTGGGACCTGGCGCAGCAGGCCGGCGAGGCCGAGGAGTACCTGCTGCGGACGCTGCCCGCCGGGCGCTGA
- a CDS encoding alpha/beta-hydrolase family protein — translation MPLSHPPRRPPGTARRAAVVRLAVLLAALTTAAFTSAPGVSRPGAPAPFDVPVDAFRQAMGYAPTSAPGRPDVLLSPDAECSTPTGGTPFGFDDACREHDLAYDLLRYDRDRGAVVDPWDRWSADTRFGLRMVERCTEQVVVLAPCLATAAVYRAAVGVNSVRQLHGAPAEETGVQIAGSSLAMVALAALLLAPATAARAFRRMLRLAEVHLTPPPAWSGWSGAAGSLVRWADLGREGRRLLTRPPVADGALRVVVGLESARRLDDRVALALAEAERVSAFTRGTVCVATPTGSGWLNPAAVEALELATGGDVATITVPYAAAPSWLAALAHPGAHRRSSVALLAAVHARWERLPRESRPRLVVLGESLGANGMADALRRLPHVRADVAGGLLVGGVRSASWEPPGRVALVRHDDDPVVRLGLRTVHRLPGAGQAPEGHGHHYGAELGAAWREDLGVLARPAAGCPPGRPSQDGGPVGAPSEALTSGPHSANAGTSRQYPSVATSVNSVTCV, via the coding sequence ATGCCCCTCTCGCACCCGCCGCGCCGCCCTCCGGGCACCGCCCGCCGCGCCGCCGTCGTCCGCCTGGCCGTCCTGCTCGCGGCCCTGACCACCGCCGCCTTCACGTCGGCGCCCGGCGTCTCGCGGCCCGGGGCACCGGCGCCCTTCGACGTCCCCGTCGACGCGTTCCGCCAGGCGATGGGCTACGCGCCGACGTCCGCCCCCGGACGGCCCGACGTGCTCCTGAGCCCCGACGCGGAGTGCTCGACGCCGACGGGTGGCACGCCGTTCGGCTTCGACGACGCGTGCCGCGAGCACGACCTCGCGTACGACCTGCTGCGCTACGACCGCGACCGCGGCGCGGTCGTGGACCCGTGGGACCGCTGGTCGGCGGACACGCGCTTCGGCCTGCGGATGGTCGAGCGGTGCACCGAGCAGGTCGTCGTGCTGGCCCCCTGCCTGGCCACCGCCGCCGTCTACCGCGCCGCCGTGGGCGTGAACTCGGTGCGTCAGCTCCACGGGGCACCCGCCGAGGAGACGGGCGTGCAGATCGCGGGCTCGTCCCTCGCGATGGTCGCGCTCGCGGCCCTGCTGCTCGCGCCGGCGACGGCGGCCCGGGCGTTCCGTCGCATGCTGCGCCTCGCCGAGGTGCACCTGACGCCGCCGCCGGCGTGGTCCGGCTGGTCAGGTGCCGCCGGCTCGCTCGTGCGCTGGGCGGACCTGGGGCGAGAGGGACGGCGGCTGCTCACACGACCCCCCGTTGCCGACGGTGCGCTGCGCGTCGTCGTCGGGCTCGAGTCCGCCCGCCGGCTCGACGACCGCGTGGCGCTCGCCCTCGCGGAGGCCGAGCGCGTCAGCGCGTTCACGCGCGGCACGGTGTGCGTCGCGACGCCCACGGGCTCCGGCTGGCTCAACCCCGCCGCGGTCGAGGCCCTCGAGCTGGCGACCGGCGGCGACGTCGCGACCATCACCGTCCCGTACGCGGCCGCGCCGAGCTGGCTCGCCGCGCTCGCCCACCCGGGAGCCCACCGGCGGTCGTCGGTCGCGCTGCTGGCCGCGGTGCACGCGCGGTGGGAGCGGCTCCCGCGCGAGTCACGTCCGCGGCTCGTCGTGCTGGGCGAGAGCCTCGGGGCCAACGGCATGGCGGACGCGTTGCGCCGGCTGCCCCACGTCCGGGCCGACGTGGCCGGCGGGCTGCTGGTGGGCGGCGTGCGGTCGGCGTCCTGGGAGCCCCCGGGGCGGGTGGCGCTCGTCCGGCACGACGACGACCCGGTCGTCCGGCTGGGCCTGCGCACGGTGCACCGGCTACCCGGCGCGGGGCAGGCGCCCGAGGGGCACGGGCACCACTACGGCGCCGAGCTGGGTGCCGCGTGGCGGGAGGACCTCGGTGTCCTCGCTCGCCCGGCGGCCGGGTGCCCGCCCGGCCGGCCGTCTCAGGACGGGGGCCCCGTGGGGGCGCCCAGCGAGGCGTTGACGAGCGGTCCCCACTCGGCGAACGCGGGCACGTCGCGCCAGTACCCGTCGGTGGCGACATCGGTGAACTCGGTGACGTGCGTCTGA
- a CDS encoding sensor histidine kinase → MIIPAGSRSLPAPRAVGAWLLAPLRANEQPEPSRTRLGRLTPWIAVVAAVVTPFMAFDRSRVEGLGMGAAVAAAVAVSVTVALLGWQPLNAWRFAAAVAALWIIFGPAAEESVSVLPLALPLVLLIAGVAVLARHRRALGWAGWAWTVVLVLLGVTGEAAVLYLVVFTLLMLVVDARRQRTRARAEAASEREARLTREAESMVLEERARIARELHDVVAHHMSMVAVQAETAPYRLEGVPDPVREEFGSIARSARAALTDVRGILTVLRDVDADVERAPQPGLDGLEALVDSARAAGSQVELTVTGRRRPLSAALEIGGYRIVQESLANAARHAPGAVVAVAVAYRKRELEVVVTNGPPTSPVASPATGDGAPDEGGHGLAGMRERAHLLGGDVAAGPTPDGGFRVAATLPLKEGTA, encoded by the coding sequence GTGATCATCCCAGCCGGCAGCCGCTCCCTTCCTGCTCCTCGTGCCGTGGGCGCGTGGCTGCTCGCCCCGCTGCGGGCGAACGAGCAGCCCGAGCCGTCGCGGACGCGGCTGGGCCGTCTGACGCCCTGGATCGCCGTGGTGGCCGCCGTCGTCACCCCGTTCATGGCGTTCGACCGCTCCCGCGTCGAGGGGCTCGGGATGGGAGCTGCGGTGGCGGCGGCCGTCGCGGTGTCCGTCACGGTCGCGCTGCTCGGTTGGCAACCCCTCAACGCGTGGCGGTTCGCGGCGGCCGTCGCGGCGCTGTGGATCATCTTCGGTCCCGCCGCGGAGGAGAGCGTCTCGGTCCTGCCGCTCGCGCTGCCGCTCGTGCTGCTGATCGCCGGGGTGGCGGTGCTCGCCCGGCACCGTCGGGCGCTGGGCTGGGCCGGGTGGGCCTGGACGGTCGTGCTGGTGCTGCTCGGGGTCACCGGCGAGGCGGCCGTGCTGTACCTCGTCGTCTTCACGCTCCTCATGCTCGTGGTCGACGCGCGGCGGCAGCGCACCCGCGCGAGGGCCGAGGCGGCCAGCGAGCGGGAGGCGCGCCTCACGCGTGAGGCGGAGAGCATGGTGCTCGAGGAGCGGGCGCGGATCGCCCGGGAGCTGCACGACGTCGTGGCGCACCACATGTCGATGGTCGCGGTCCAGGCCGAGACCGCGCCCTACCGGCTCGAGGGGGTGCCTGACCCGGTGCGCGAGGAGTTCGGCTCGATCGCGCGGTCGGCGCGCGCCGCGCTCACCGACGTCCGCGGCATCCTCACGGTCCTGCGCGACGTCGACGCGGATGTCGAGCGGGCGCCGCAGCCCGGGCTCGACGGGCTCGAGGCGCTGGTCGACAGCGCCCGTGCCGCGGGGTCCCAGGTCGAGCTGACGGTGACGGGACGCCGACGGCCGCTCTCGGCCGCGCTCGAGATCGGCGGGTACCGGATCGTGCAGGAGTCGCTGGCCAACGCCGCCCGGCACGCCCCGGGGGCGGTGGTCGCCGTCGCGGTCGCGTACCGGAAGCGCGAGCTCGAGGTCGTCGTCACCAACGGTCCGCCGACGAGCCCGGTAGCGTCCCCCGCGACCGGTGACGGCGCGCCGGACGAGGGCGGCCACGGCCTGGCGGGGATGCGCGAACGTGCGCACCTGCTCGGTGGCGACGTCGCCGCCGGACCCACGCCCGACGGCGGGTTCCGCGTCGCCGCGACCCTGCCCCTGAAGGAGGGGACCGCGTGA
- a CDS encoding response regulator, producing MTTVLVVDDQAMVREGFSALLAAQDGIEVVGVAADGVAAVTQAAALRPDVVLMDIRMPRMDGIEATRRIVEQSPPGSVHVLVLTTFDLDDYVVEALRAGASGFLLKDADAQQLTEAVRVVARGDALLAPAVTKRLIATYLETSQTPVPRSAELEQQLTPRELEVLSLIAEGLTNQEIAGRLYLAEPTVKSHVSHVLAKCGLRDRAQAVILAYESGLVRPGG from the coding sequence GTGACCACCGTGCTCGTGGTGGACGACCAGGCGATGGTGCGCGAGGGCTTCTCGGCGTTGCTCGCCGCCCAGGACGGGATCGAGGTGGTGGGCGTCGCCGCCGACGGGGTCGCCGCGGTGACGCAGGCCGCCGCACTGCGGCCCGACGTCGTCCTCATGGACATCCGCATGCCGCGCATGGACGGGATCGAGGCGACCCGGCGCATCGTCGAGCAGTCGCCGCCCGGCTCGGTGCACGTGCTGGTGCTCACGACGTTCGACCTCGACGACTACGTGGTCGAGGCGCTGCGGGCCGGTGCCAGCGGGTTCCTGCTCAAGGACGCCGACGCCCAGCAGCTCACCGAGGCCGTGCGCGTCGTCGCTCGCGGCGACGCGCTGCTGGCCCCCGCGGTCACCAAGCGCCTCATCGCGACCTACCTCGAGACGAGCCAGACCCCCGTCCCGCGCTCGGCCGAGCTCGAGCAGCAGCTGACACCGCGCGAGCTCGAGGTCCTCTCCCTCATCGCCGAGGGGCTGACGAACCAGGAGATCGCGGGGCGGCTCTACCTCGCCGAGCCGACCGTGAAGTCCCACGTCAGCCACGTGCTGGCCAAGTGCGGCCTGCGCGACCGCGCGCAGGCCGTGATCCTCGCGTACGAGTCGGGCCTGGTGCGGCCGGGCGGGTGA
- a CDS encoding helix-turn-helix domain-containing protein has protein sequence MDVINARSLPQLGQALRRLRKRRHLSQAELAQRAGVSRQWVIAAEQGRTRGLEIGHVMRVLDELDASLTVRDDLEPDAP, from the coding sequence GTGGACGTGATCAATGCGCGCTCGCTGCCCCAGCTGGGGCAGGCGCTCCGGCGCCTGCGCAAGCGTCGGCATCTGAGCCAGGCCGAGCTCGCCCAGCGCGCCGGTGTGTCCCGGCAGTGGGTCATCGCCGCAGAGCAAGGACGCACCCGCGGCCTCGAGATCGGTCATGTCATGCGGGTGCTCGACGAGCTCGACGCGTCCTTGACCGTCCGCGACGACCTCGAGCCGGATGCTCCGTGA
- a CDS encoding type II toxin-antitoxin system HipA family toxin — protein MSAPLAVILDGRVIGHLDRSSTNSLRFTYLDDATGTGRTPLSLSMPLAGGSFTGPPVERFLRGLLPESDAALTAIERGHPGTDRLDPLSVLAVIGQDCPGAVQFCRPPDTAAVLARTGALVPQSAGQIEQRIAVMRVDEGASWSMPDEHWSLGGTQPKFALRRIGDDWYEAHGSEPTSHILKPGVHGMKAQSLVEHISMRAAAACGVDVARTEHPSFKSETAIVITRFDRVERDGTLVRLHQEDLCQALGVAQKYQEYGGPGASDVIRLLREQSPTARTARANVDRFVDGLILNTVIAAPDAHARNYAVLLAGHDVRLAPLFDVSTSLPYDPTSRGRTLSMSVDGQYIAELVTREHWSRFAAENDLDAERVVERAQQMADIAPPAMLAALDEVEDWDGSAAMLRERLTAALEVYLPTLHANLTGSRD, from the coding sequence ATGAGCGCACCGCTGGCGGTGATCCTCGACGGCAGAGTCATCGGTCACCTCGACCGCAGCAGCACCAACAGCCTGCGGTTCACGTACCTGGACGATGCGACCGGCACCGGTCGCACGCCGCTGTCCTTGTCCATGCCGCTGGCCGGCGGGTCGTTCACCGGCCCGCCGGTCGAACGGTTCCTACGAGGTCTGCTGCCGGAGTCCGACGCCGCGCTGACGGCGATCGAGCGCGGCCACCCAGGGACGGACAGGCTCGACCCGCTGTCCGTCCTGGCGGTCATCGGCCAGGACTGCCCCGGTGCGGTGCAGTTCTGCAGGCCTCCTGACACCGCGGCGGTCCTCGCCCGCACCGGCGCCCTCGTGCCGCAGAGCGCCGGCCAGATCGAGCAGCGAATCGCCGTGATGCGGGTCGACGAGGGTGCGTCCTGGTCGATGCCCGACGAGCACTGGTCCCTCGGCGGCACCCAGCCGAAGTTCGCGCTGCGCCGCATCGGGGACGACTGGTACGAGGCCCACGGGTCCGAGCCGACCAGCCACATCCTCAAGCCTGGCGTGCACGGGATGAAGGCGCAGTCCCTGGTCGAGCACATCAGCATGCGTGCGGCCGCCGCGTGCGGAGTGGACGTCGCACGCACCGAGCACCCGTCGTTCAAGTCCGAGACGGCCATCGTGATCACCCGGTTCGACCGTGTCGAGCGCGACGGCACCCTGGTGCGCCTGCACCAGGAGGACCTGTGCCAGGCACTGGGCGTGGCGCAGAAGTACCAGGAGTACGGCGGCCCCGGCGCGAGCGACGTCATCCGGCTGCTGCGCGAGCAGTCACCGACCGCTCGCACCGCTCGGGCGAACGTGGACCGGTTCGTCGACGGGCTCATCCTCAACACCGTGATCGCGGCCCCGGACGCTCACGCCCGCAACTACGCGGTGCTCCTGGCCGGACACGACGTGCGCCTGGCGCCGTTGTTCGACGTCTCGACGTCTCTGCCGTACGACCCGACCTCGCGTGGGCGCACCCTGTCGATGTCCGTCGACGGGCAGTACATCGCGGAGCTGGTCACGCGAGAGCACTGGTCCCGGTTCGCGGCGGAGAACGACCTGGACGCGGAACGGGTCGTCGAGCGCGCCCAGCAGATGGCCGACATCGCTCCACCGGCGATGCTGGCGGCCCTGGACGAGGTCGAGGACTGGGACGGCTCGGCGGCGATGCTGCGTGAACGGCTGACTGCGGCCCTGGAGGTGTACCTGCCGACCCTGCATGCCAACCTCACCGGCTCGCGGGACTGA
- a CDS encoding carbohydrate ABC transporter permease, producing the protein MHETRAFKTFRAAVVVVLAAVTALPLYVMVTSSLKPLQDVRGAFSWWPSTITFQPFVDMWTTVPLARYFVNSLVVSSAATLASLAIAIFASYAVSRYRFRGRSTFTTTVLSTQMFPGVLFLLPLFIIFVNIEQQTGFQFVGTRIGLIITYLTFSLPFSIWMLSGYLDNIPQELDEAARVDGCSPIGALFRVVLPAARPGVIAVAIYAFMTAWGEVLFASVMTTEANRTLAVGIRQYSTQTNVYWNEIMAASLVVSIPVVIGFLLLQRHFVAGLTAGAVK; encoded by the coding sequence TTGCATGAGACCCGGGCCTTCAAGACGTTCCGCGCGGCCGTCGTCGTCGTGCTCGCGGCGGTCACCGCGCTGCCGCTCTACGTGATGGTCACGTCGTCGCTGAAGCCGCTGCAGGACGTACGGGGCGCGTTCTCGTGGTGGCCCAGCACCATCACGTTCCAGCCGTTCGTCGACATGTGGACGACGGTGCCGCTGGCGCGGTACTTCGTGAACAGCCTCGTCGTGTCGAGCGCCGCGACGCTGGCCAGCCTCGCGATCGCCATCTTCGCGTCCTACGCGGTGTCCCGCTACCGGTTCCGCGGCAGGTCGACGTTCACGACCACGGTGCTGTCGACGCAGATGTTCCCCGGCGTGCTGTTCCTGCTGCCGCTGTTCATCATCTTCGTCAACATCGAGCAGCAGACGGGCTTCCAGTTCGTCGGCACGCGCATCGGGCTGATCATCACGTACCTGACGTTCTCGCTGCCGTTCTCCATCTGGATGCTGTCGGGCTACCTCGACAACATCCCGCAGGAGCTGGACGAGGCCGCCCGCGTCGACGGGTGCTCCCCCATCGGTGCGCTGTTCCGCGTCGTGCTCCCCGCCGCCCGGCCCGGGGTCATCGCGGTCGCGATCTACGCGTTCATGACGGCCTGGGGCGAGGTGCTGTTCGCGTCGGTGATGACGACGGAGGCGAACCGCACGCTGGCCGTGGGCATCCGGCAGTACTCGACGCAGACCAACGTCTACTGGAACGAGATCATGGCGGCGTCGCTGGTCGTCAGCATCCCCGTGGTCATCGGGTTCCTGCTGCTGCAGCGGCACTTCGTGGCCGGCCTGACTGCGGGTGCGGTGAAGTGA
- a CDS encoding carbohydrate ABC transporter permease: MATTTPTAPPVPASRTAPRRRTRKSGWWLPYALLAPAVLLELLIHLVPMLTGIWMSFIQLTRFFIRDWTSAPFVGLRNYQVALDLDTAVGRSLLSSFAITCAYTVLVVGTAWALGMAAAVALQRPFRSRALFRTLFLVPYALPVYAGIVTWNFMLQRDTGVINHLLVDDLGLLADRPFWLIGGHAFASIVIVAIWRLWPFAFLMLMAGLQSVPDDLYEAAAMDGAHAFRSWWSITLPMLRPVNLVLVLVMFLWVFNDFNTPYVLFGTSQPEAGDLISFHIYNASFLTWNFGAGAAMSVLLLLFLLLVTGIYLTVLNRRSRLA; encoded by the coding sequence GTGGCCACGACCACGCCCACCGCCCCGCCAGTGCCGGCATCACGCACCGCGCCCCGCCGCCGCACCCGCAAGAGCGGGTGGTGGCTGCCGTACGCGCTGCTGGCACCGGCGGTGCTGCTGGAGCTGCTCATCCACCTGGTGCCGATGCTGACGGGCATCTGGATGAGCTTCATCCAGCTGACCCGCTTCTTCATCCGGGACTGGACATCAGCGCCCTTCGTGGGCCTGCGCAACTACCAGGTCGCCCTCGACCTGGACACCGCGGTCGGGCGGTCGCTGCTCAGCTCGTTCGCGATCACGTGCGCGTACACGGTGCTCGTGGTGGGTACGGCGTGGGCGCTGGGCATGGCCGCAGCCGTCGCGCTGCAGCGCCCGTTCCGCAGCCGCGCGCTGTTCCGCACGCTGTTCCTCGTGCCGTACGCGCTGCCGGTGTACGCCGGGATCGTCACGTGGAACTTCATGCTCCAGCGCGACACGGGCGTCATCAACCACCTGCTGGTCGACGACCTCGGCCTGCTGGCGGACAGGCCGTTCTGGCTCATCGGCGGGCACGCGTTCGCGTCGATCGTCATCGTCGCGATCTGGCGGCTGTGGCCGTTCGCGTTCCTCATGCTGATGGCCGGGCTGCAGTCCGTCCCGGACGACCTGTACGAGGCTGCGGCGATGGACGGGGCGCACGCGTTCCGGTCCTGGTGGTCCATCACCCTGCCGATGCTGCGGCCGGTGAACCTGGTGCTCGTGCTCGTGATGTTCCTGTGGGTGTTCAACGACTTCAACACCCCGTACGTGCTGTTCGGCACGTCGCAGCCGGAGGCCGGCGACCTCATCTCGTTCCACATCTACAACGCCTCGTTCCTCACGTGGAACTTCGGTGCCGGTGCGGCGATGTCGGTGCTGCTGCTGCTCTTCCTGCTGCTCGTGACAGGCATCTACCTGACGGTGCTGAACCGGAGGTCGCGCCTTGCATGA